The genomic region GCGGGTTCGGGTTCGGTGGCCCCGGATTTGGTGGCGGCCCCGGCTTCGGCGGCTTCGGTGGTTTCGGCGGAAAGGGCTTCGGCGGTCCCGGTGGCCCCGGTGGAAAGGGCCCGTGGGGTCTCAAGCGTGCGGCGTTTGTCACCGGTGCCCTGCTGCTTGACGGCCCGGCGGATGCCGCGCAGATCGTGCAACGTGTCAGCGACGCGACCGACGGCGCCATCATCCCGCCGCAGGATATTGCCGACCTTGCCATCGGCCTGCTCGCCGGCCGCGGTGTGGTGACCGTCGACAACGGCACCGCAACCCTGACCGAGTTCGGCAAGAACCTGCTCGCATGGCGCGGCGTCAGCAGCGAGACCGTGCACGCATTCCTCGGGAAGGCATCCAAGTTCATCGATGTCATCAAGATCCACAAGGGGCTGCGCGAATTCGGTGAGCTGGCTCGCTCCATCGTCCTCGGCGGCACCGACGAGCAGAAGGCCGCGCTGGCCGAGAACCGGACCAAGATCCTGGACGCGATCACCGACGCCAAGAAGGCACTGCACCGCTCCCTCGGCGAGAGCTGACACCCTCACCAACCCCACCCAGCCGTCGAGACTGCGGTCAGATCGTGGAATCGTCGAGATTCGCGATCTGACTGCAGTCTCGCGGGTGGCCTGGGGTCATCTGCCGTACTTGGTGACGTACTCCGTCATGGTTTTGAGCTGATAGCGCGAGACCTCCGGGGCGGACTCGTCCTCGGCGAACACCGACGACACCATCACCGTGTCGGGCCGGTCGTAGAAACCGATCTCGGCCAGGCCGCCGAAGAACTCGTCCCAGTCGACGTCACCGTCGCCGATCTTGAGGTGCTGATGCACCCGCACCGGGTTGCCCGGGGGATTGGTGATGTAGCGCAGGCCATGGCTGCGGTGGTGGTCCATGGTGTCGGCGACGTGCACCAGGCGCAGCTTGTCGCCCGCGGCCCGCATGATGTCGATCATGTTGGCGCCCATATGGAACGTGTGGCATGCGACGTACACCATGCCGATGTTGGGGGAGTTGACGCCGCGGATGATCCGCACCGCCTCCAGCCCGTCCTCGACGAAGTCGTCGGGGTGTGGATCGATGCGAACGTCGATGCCCTCGCGCTCGAAGATGGGGACCAGTTCCTCCATGGACCGGAAGAACGCACGCTCGGACTCCTCGGCCTTCTCGGGACGGCCGGAGAACTCCGTGTTGATGACGTTCACGCCGAGGTCGACGGTGATCTGGACTACCCGCTTCCAGTTGCGCACCGCGGCCTCTCGCGCGTCCTCGTCGGGACCCGACCAGCGCAACACCGGCAGCACCGACGCGATACCGACACCGGCATCAGTGCAGGCCTTGCGGAACTTCGACACCAGGTGATCGTCTGCCCGCGGGTGGTTGAAGAACGGGATGAAGTCGCGGTGCGGGGTCAACTGCAGGTGCTCGTAGCCGAGATCGGCCACCACGCGGGGGAATTCGAGCAGCTCGTAGTCATGGTGGAACGGCGTGGGATCCAACGCGATCTTCACGTCACGCTCCGGTGATCGATGCGCGGTCGACCATCGTGACCTCGACGGGCAGCCCGCTGGTCAGGGACTCCACGCCCGCCTCGCACACCGCCGCGGCGGCGTAACCGTCCCACGCGGTGGGCCCGTCGACGTTGACTCCACTACGGACGGCGTCGACCCAGCGCTGGAACTCGGTGTCGTAGGCCTGACCGAACCGCTCCCGAAAGCCCGGCGTGATCTGCCCGCCCCGGGTCCCCGGCGCGCCCGTGCGCACCAGCCCGACGTCCAGGCCGATCATCGCGCTGCCCCTTTCCGCGACGACCTCGGTGCGCACCTCGTAGGCGACACCCGTCGTCACGAACAGTTCGACATCGACGTGTTTACCCGAAACGGTCCGCAGTATCGCGATCTGCGGGTCGGCGAGCCCTTGGGGCGCACCGGGATTGGCCGAGGGCTTCACGATCTGGATCGAGGCGATCTCCTCGTCGAACAGGAAGCGGGTGACGTCGACCTCATGGACGAGGGAGTCGCGGACCACCATCGCGCTGTCGAAGCTCGGTGGCACCGCGGGGTTGCGGTGCGCGCAGTGCAGGACGAGCGCGCGGCCCAGGTCGCCCGAGTCGAGCAGCGCCTTGAGTTGGGCGTACTCATGGTCGAATCGGCGCATGAAGCCGACCTGAATGAGTCGTGTGCCGAGATCGGCCTCGCGCTTGACGACCTCCAACGACGTGGCGACATCGGTGGTCAGCGGTTTCTCGCACAGCACCGGCTTGCCGTGCTCGAGGCAGGCGAGCAATTGCTTCTCGTGAGTGGGACCCGGGGTGGCGAGTACGACGGCGTCGACGTCCGGATCGGCGATCGCGTCGAGCGGGTCGACGATGGTGCGACAACCGGGGATGGTGGCGGCCAGCTGCTCGGCCTTCTCGGTGACGTAGTCGTTGACGACCGACACCCGGGCACCGGAGATCCTGGTGCTCAACCGGGCGACGTGATCGGCACCCATGACGCCCACTCCGAGGACGGCTACACGCAAGTCGGACATGGCTTCTGAGTTCTCCTGAGTCAGTTGAAGCGAACGGATGGCACGCCGCACGACCCGAGGTAGGACCGGGTGCGCTTGGCGATGGGCAGCGGGGCGTCGACCTGACACGGATACATGTCCTGCTCGACGATCGCGAACACGTCGATGCCGAGCCCCTCGATCTCGGCCAGCAGCGGTGGCATCTCCGGAATTCCCAGCGGGGGCTCGATCATGGCGCCGAGCTTGACGGCCTCGCCAAACGGCAGGTCCTCGGCCTCGACCTTGGCGCGTACCGCGGGATCCACCTGCTTGAGATGCAGGTAGCCGATGCGTTCGGGTGCACGCCGGATGATGGCGATGTTGTCACCACCGCAGTAACTGATGTGCCCGGTGTCCAGGCACAGGTTGACGAACTCGCCGTCGGTGCCGTCGAGGAAGCGGTACACGTTCTCCTCGGTGTCGACGTGGCTATCTGCGTGCGGGTGGTACTGCGCGCGCACGCCGTACTTCTCGAACATGGCCCTGCCGAGATCGTTCATGCCCTGGGTCTTCTTGCGCCACTGCGCGGGAGTGAGGTTGCGGTCCTCGAGCACCGCACCCGTGGCCGGGTCGCGCCACATCTCCGGGATCACGACGACGTGCTTGCCGCCAACTGCCGCCGTCAGCTTCGCGACATCCTCGATCTGGGACCACACGGCACCCCACGAATCGTCCTGATGGAGATGCTCGAAGACCGTGCCCGCCGACAGCTTCAGGTTGCGTTGGGCGAGTTCATCGGAGAGTTTGGCGGGATCGGTCGGCAGGTAACCGAAGGGGCCGAGTTCGATCCACTCGTAGCCCGACGCCGCGACCTCGTCGAGGAATCGGGTGTACGGGGTCTGCTGCGGATCGTCGGGGAACCAGACGCCCCAGGAGTCGGGGGCCGAACCAACGAGAATGCTTGCCATGGTGTTTCGTGTCCTCTTAGCGATCGGAGGGGCGGATGTGGGCGCGCTGGATGGTCTTCCATTCGGCGTAGGTCGTATACGCGGCGCGGGTGGAGTCGAGTGCCGACACCTCGCTGACGGGAACGTCCCACCAGGACTCGCTGTCGGGTGCGGGGATCATCGGATCGGTCTCGACGTGAATCACGGTGGTGCGATCGCTGGCCTTGGCCACCTTGACGGCATCGCCGAACTCGGACGCCGTGGCGACCTTGATGACGTCGGCGCCCAGGCTGGCGGCGTTGGCGGCGAGATCGACGGGGAGCTTGTCACCGTCGAGGCGGCCGTCGTCGCTGCGGTAGCGGTAGGACGTACCGAACCGCTGTGACCCCAACGCCTCCGACAGTGACCCGATGGAGGCGAAGCCGTGGTTCTGCACCAGCACGACGATGACCTTGATGCCCTCCTGCACGGCGGTCACCAACTCCGTGGCCATCATCAGATAGGACCCGTCGCCGACCATGACGAAGACATCGCGGCTATCGTCGGCCATCCGGACACCGAGGCCGCCCGCGATCTCGTAGCCCATGCAGGAGTATCCGTACTCGACGTGGTAGCCCTTGGGATCCCTTGTCCGCCAGAGCTTGTGCAGATCGCCGGGCATGGAGCCGGCGGCGCAGACGACGACGTCGCGGGGATCGCTCAGGGTGTTCGCCAGGCCGATCACCTGGTTCTGGTTGAGCGCCGCGCCCCGCTGGCCGTCCGTGATCGCGTACGCCGCGGAGACGGTGTCGTCCCACTCCTTGGCCAGCGCGGCGGTGCGCGACCGGTAGTCATCGCTGACCGAGTAGTCGCCGAGCGCCGCCTCGAGTGCCTCGATGGCCTCCCGCGCGTCGGAGACGACGCTGATGCCGCCCTGCTTGACCGAGTCCAGCGACGCCACGTTGATGTTGACGAACCTGACGTCGGGGTTGTTGAACGCGGTGCGCGATGCGGACGTGAAATCGCTGTAGCGGGTACCGATGCCGATCACCACGTCGGCCTCGGTGGCCAGCGCGTTGGCTGCGGTGGTGCCCGTGGATCCGACGGCTCCCACACACTGCGGATGGTCGTAGGACAGCGCGCCCTTGCCTGCCTGGCTCATGCCGACGGGGATGCCGGTACTCTCGCAAAACGCGGCGAGTGCCTCGGTGGCACCGGAGTAGACGACGCCGCCACCGGCGACGATCAGCGGTGTGCGGGCCGACCGGATCACCTCGGCGGCGCGCGCGATCACCGAACGTTCCGGCAGCGGCCGGGCGATATGCCAGGTGCGTTCGGCGAACAGGGATTCCGGCCAGTCGTGTGCCTCAGCCTGGACGTCCTGCGGGATGGCCACGGTCGCCGCGCCCGTCTCGACGGGATCGGTGAGCACACGCATCGCGCCGAGCAGCGCGGCGGGCAGCTGCTCGGGGCGCCACACCCGGTCGAAGTAGCGCGACAGCGGTTTGAATGCGTCGTTGACCGTGACGTCGCCGCTAGCCGGCAGTTCCAGCTCCTGCAGCACGGGGGAACTGACCCGAGTGGCGAACGTGTCGGCGGGCAGTAGTAGCACGGGCAGCCGATTGATGGTCGCCAACGCGGCGCCGGTCAGCATGTTGGTGGACCCGGGGCCGACGCTGGCGGACACCGCCCAGGCCTGCAGGCGGTCCCTCTGACGTGCGTAGGCGACGGCACTGTGCACCATGGCCTGTTCGTTGCGGCCAAGCACGTACGGAAGCAGTGGCGCGGTGCCCGCCTCGGCGGCGGCGACCTCGTCCTCGAGCAGCGCCTGGCCCAGGCCCGCCACGTTGCCGTGGCCGAAGATGCCGAAACAGCCCGCGAAGAACCTGCTGCGCTCGCCGTCGCGTTCGACGTACTGGGCTCCGAGGAACCGAATGGTGGCCTGCGCCACCGTGAGTCGGATGGTCGGCTCGGCGTCGGGCGTCTTCTCGGCTCGCTTGGGTGCGGTGGAGACCACGTTTACGCTCCTCTTGGGTCGTGGAGGGGCAGGCGGGGGTCGACGGCCTGGTTGTCCCAGGTGCCGCGGAGCCAGGTGTGCTCCGGGTCGTCGACGAT from Mycolicibacterium sp. YH-1 harbors:
- a CDS encoding sugar phosphate isomerase/epimerase family protein, with protein sequence MKIALDPTPFHHDYELLEFPRVVADLGYEHLQLTPHRDFIPFFNHPRADDHLVSKFRKACTDAGVGIASVLPVLRWSGPDEDAREAAVRNWKRVVQITVDLGVNVINTEFSGRPEKAEESERAFFRSMEELVPIFEREGIDVRIDPHPDDFVEDGLEAVRIIRGVNSPNIGMVYVACHTFHMGANMIDIMRAAGDKLRLVHVADTMDHHRSHGLRYITNPPGNPVRVHQHLKIGDGDVDWDEFFGGLAEIGFYDRPDTVMVSSVFAEDESAPEVSRYQLKTMTEYVTKYGR
- a CDS encoding Gfo/Idh/MocA family protein; this encodes MSDLRVAVLGVGVMGADHVARLSTRISGARVSVVNDYVTEKAEQLAATIPGCRTIVDPLDAIADPDVDAVVLATPGPTHEKQLLACLEHGKPVLCEKPLTTDVATSLEVVKREADLGTRLIQVGFMRRFDHEYAQLKALLDSGDLGRALVLHCAHRNPAVPPSFDSAMVVRDSLVHEVDVTRFLFDEEIASIQIVKPSANPGAPQGLADPQIAILRTVSGKHVDVELFVTTGVAYEVRTEVVAERGSAMIGLDVGLVRTGAPGTRGGQITPGFRERFGQAYDTEFQRWVDAVRSGVNVDGPTAWDGYAAAAVCEAGVESLTSGLPVEVTMVDRASITGA
- a CDS encoding sugar phosphate isomerase/epimerase; translation: MASILVGSAPDSWGVWFPDDPQQTPYTRFLDEVAASGYEWIELGPFGYLPTDPAKLSDELAQRNLKLSAGTVFEHLHQDDSWGAVWSQIEDVAKLTAAVGGKHVVVIPEMWRDPATGAVLEDRNLTPAQWRKKTQGMNDLGRAMFEKYGVRAQYHPHADSHVDTEENVYRFLDGTDGEFVNLCLDTGHISYCGGDNIAIIRRAPERIGYLHLKQVDPAVRAKVEAEDLPFGEAVKLGAMIEPPLGIPEMPPLLAEIEGLGIDVFAIVEQDMYPCQVDAPLPIAKRTRSYLGSCGVPSVRFN
- the iolD gene encoding 3D-(3,5/4)-trihydroxycyclohexane-1,2-dione acylhydrolase (decyclizing) — its product is MVSTAPKRAEKTPDAEPTIRLTVAQATIRFLGAQYVERDGERSRFFAGCFGIFGHGNVAGLGQALLEDEVAAAEAGTAPLLPYVLGRNEQAMVHSAVAYARQRDRLQAWAVSASVGPGSTNMLTGAALATINRLPVLLLPADTFATRVSSPVLQELELPASGDVTVNDAFKPLSRYFDRVWRPEQLPAALLGAMRVLTDPVETGAATVAIPQDVQAEAHDWPESLFAERTWHIARPLPERSVIARAAEVIRSARTPLIVAGGGVVYSGATEALAAFCESTGIPVGMSQAGKGALSYDHPQCVGAVGSTGTTAANALATEADVVIGIGTRYSDFTSASRTAFNNPDVRFVNINVASLDSVKQGGISVVSDAREAIEALEAALGDYSVSDDYRSRTAALAKEWDDTVSAAYAITDGQRGAALNQNQVIGLANTLSDPRDVVVCAAGSMPGDLHKLWRTRDPKGYHVEYGYSCMGYEIAGGLGVRMADDSRDVFVMVGDGSYLMMATELVTAVQEGIKVIVVLVQNHGFASIGSLSEALGSQRFGTSYRYRSDDGRLDGDKLPVDLAANAASLGADVIKVATASEFGDAVKVAKASDRTTVIHVETDPMIPAPDSESWWDVPVSEVSALDSTRAAYTTYAEWKTIQRAHIRPSDR